Genomic window (Cydia amplana chromosome 11, ilCydAmpl1.1, whole genome shotgun sequence):
ACTTTCTACCTGTCCTGAACTAGTTTTGGAACTTAACCTGTTACATTCAATGGGGCATCAATTTTGAATGGCAGTTTTAACTCATAATAATGATTTACCACATAATTGTGAATTAAAACGAACTCACAATTTATCCTATAAAAAGCATTCATTAGGAACCATTAACATTACAGTTAAaatggataaaaaaaaattaagaatacAAATGGGGAAGTACTGACAGTAGCCAGAGGAGCGGTAGTGTAAATTGATCTGTACACTCTTGTTCCCTTAACATGTTTAATGTGGTATGAGTTTGAAAGTCATAAGTAAATTAAGAGTTACAAACACTAATTGTCACAGCGAACATGTTAAATGAACAACTTGTTTGCTTAGatgcttctgctgctgactgtacattccaAATCAATGGCAAAGTACAAATTGTGTTATTTACCCAAAATCATTCCATTTATctgcacattttattttattcagtgcATTAATTATTCAAGGATATGAATAaatttacctaataaaataaagtacacaAATAATATCCTCTGTCAAAGTTTAAGCTCTGCCCATAAATCATAGATATACGAGTGAATGGTTGCTGAAACGATTGAAAGGAATAGGTGTAAGTAAAAGACGTACAAAATTAGttgcaaatttaattttatctatCACTGTGAATAAATCTGATCAAAATAGCTCAAATTATGTTAAATTTTAACAAGGCAATTTTTAGCATGCTAAATAATGAGAATTCAAATGAATACTTAGTccataattacaaaaatacaggtaaTTTTTATGGATCGTCCCAGATCTAAggacttttattttttagttgtacctaactgaataaaacttAGAAACTATGATGTTGATACTTAAGCATGCAATTAGTAAATTACTTCTTCATAATGACTATGATTAGATGAAATTTAATCATCCTCATCCACTATAATACTGTACATAACTGCAAAATAATACCTTGCAAGACATTGGAAAAAACTGAACAGAATACTGAATGCTGTAAGCTTACATAGGAAATCTTTGCCTTTTACCTACCCATTTAAATTAGCATGGCAGACAGGCAAAAATATAAAGCCCCATCTATATGGAGACAGGGCTTAATACATGGAACAATACACATTAACCCAgattatcaaaataatatgcttACAATGTAATAAAGGTACTTGATAATGGCATATCATAACTTGATTTAAATGCAAATCTATTGTAAAGATATAGCAGTTCGACGAACTGCGGCTGACAGAGCCGGGTTGGGATCTGGGGGCTCCGTCAACAACTGCACTGATGTCCAAGAGCCATCTTCACATGACTGGCGGAGGGCTTCCATTGCCGCCTGCACCCTCTGCCCGTCCTCAAATGTAGCAGCAGCTCTCACGGGTTCTTTTATCCAATCCATTTGCTCTTTCACAGGCAAGAAGGCTTCTTTTAAAGCACTAATCATTTTACATAAGCCTTTTATATAAGGCTTGGGAATGACACTAGAAGCACAACTCAGGTCTTCCACATCAACATAAATAACCTCCTCTTTTTCATGGCCCCTTTTGCTCTCGTCCTCAATTTTCATTGAATTAGGTTTGTGCAGTCTACCGTGTAAATCCCCACCTCGGACAACCAAATAACCCTTCTTACTACACATGTATATCTCTTGGTTGAAGCAGGGCCCTGGCAAGTGGTTGTTAAGAGTGGCCGTAACCAACAAACCCTTATCCATTTGCAGTTGGAATGTGCAGAAATCGGGTGCTGTTATTTTTCTAATCCCATTGACTTTGGTAGTCTCCTCAACAAATGTTCTCAATACTCCATGTACTTTAACAACTTTCTGTCCAGTTAAATATGTAACTAAGTCTATGACATGACTGCCAACTAACGTTAGTGTACCACCTCCCATAGTGTCATCACACAACCAGTTGTATGTGTCCCCTAATAAAGAGCCCATTTGTACTCTTACATCCATAAGAGTTAGTTCATCTGGACTTCCAAGATAACCCTCTTGGATACATTTCCTCATGTGACTGAACGCAGGCAAGAATCGCAGTGAATGGTTGATAATTGATATCAGAGTGGGGTAGTACTGGGCGGCGCGCACCATTTTAAGAGCCTCAGCTTGACAAAGCCCAGCTGGTTTATCGCAAACGACATGCTTGCCGATGCCCAAGGCTTTTACGGAAATCTGAGCGTGTAAATTTGGAGCACAAACAATAAACACAAGGTTCACATTCTTCTTTAAAAGGACATCATCGATTTTGTTAGTAAAGAACGGTATTTTGAGTTCTTTGGCGACAGCCTCGGCCTCCTGCAGCGTGACTCCCCATATTGCCTCGACGGCGAAACCTTTTTCTCTCAGAAATGGCACAAGCACCTTGGCGACTGAGCCAGTCCCGAAAACTCCGATGCCCGGCAGCATCCTAAATTCCTAACGGTTATAATAACTATTCACACATGGCTGCTGCGCACCGAGTCGGGAAAGTTAACTGCCTAGATGTTAACTTCTTTTCGATACAACAATTATATTTCTAATAAATTGTATTACTGATTTATGATCTTTCGACAGTATATTAAGGAAACAACTTTATCGATAAAAAATTGGTAAATACGCACTGACAATAGAGCCAATTGTCAACGTCAATTTGACATTACAAGTGTTCCGGTATTATTCGAGACATGCATTGTTCAATAATCAATTCATTTCAGTGTTGGAAAAGATTTATAAAAAGATTCTATTcagtgtcacagaataagtaatgtgTGTAAATCCAAAcataggacctaagaagtatagttggtcaaacgaatttgtcagtaaatgagaacaaaaaaaactttactcatccttttcttttgggtgctatttagtactagtgtaagacaaagatagtaagattatctctgtctatgtttgaaatgaaacagtcctttgacaaactatatttatcgTGTCATGTATTAGGCTCCATAcgcacgagcgctttttcaacgacTATATCtggtcaaacaagtttgtcagtagaaaaggcgcgaaattcacattttctatgggacgataacccttcacgcctacatttttaaaatttgccacctttttctaccgacaagGTCGCTGTGCCAGAGTATAgctttatagtaggtataaaacactATATTATCGTGAAAATTAATTGAATAAGCTGGATTTTCTTGTAAGTGGGATAAAGAATAACATTTGTTGAGAAAACAGTAGAGCAAGTCAGAAATAGGTACTCGATGGCGCTTTAAAGCGGGCGGTAAACTCAATGTTTGATATCAGCCACCTGGTGTCATAGGGTTGGCACACGCCAGAATATTTTGTGTTCCAATgtcttaaaattatattatttacaatggTGACAAACAAGCTAAGTACATCCTATGGGTGTAAACGAGAGCAGAAGCCCAAGGATGCCTGCAAATCCAAGGAAGACGACATGTGACTTGAGAAATACGTAGAGATTACATTTTGAGATTCATTTAGGGCAGGGGACAAATGCAGAATATGCAGATTCCGCGTCTTTGTAGATCATCCTCCTGAGGTTGAGCTAAAGTTAGCTTAAGGACATGTAAAAAGGACAGATAATTTAGACCCAGAGAGTCAGCCCCCAtgcaatatttttgttaatttggcCCTACTTCTTTGAAATGCTATATTAAAAACAAGTGCTTGTTCCAATTTGAGATTCGGTTGCTAAAAGTGGACCTCAGGCTCCATCAGTAAGCCATAGCAGAAGCCATATCAGGACAACGCCAATAGGAATAGGTTCCCGATTCCTATTATTTATTCCCTTTCCTATGGTTGTTATAAGATGTGTCTGGTCTGTCCGGCACATAGAATATAGTGGTCCGACAGGTGGCAAGCGTAACTTTCGCTTCCACCTTCGTTCGATTTGACCGCCGGCTTTTACATTATTACTTTTACCTCcagcttaaaaataataaatagagaCAACCCTAAGCCTATCCTATTTACGGCAATCCTAACTCCTAACACCTCGCTGCTGGAGCAGGGCTTGCTGATCACCTTCGCAATTTAGGGTTGACGGCTGACGACCCAATCCAACAATTAACACGagacactacatagtataaaacaaagacgctttcctgtctgtctgtctgtatgtatgtttagatctttaaaactacgcaacggattttgatgcggtttttttaatagataaagtgattcaagaggaaggtttatgtataatttgttaacccgtgcgaagccgcgggtcgctagtaataattatatattacaagggggcaaagtatttgttttacaagggggcaaagttattgtttgagacctcgtgctaatattgatacccgagcaaacgAAATATTGCAAAGTTGGACCACGagtgtagcgagtggttcgaaaagtggaatatTGAGCATCGCGAGGGTTCCAGGCAGCCTCGCTTTCGCTATCTTGTATCATTTCATTTTGGTAAATGAAATGATACATTAGTGAACTATTAGTAAAGTAAGcaaagtaaaaatattaatacctacataatacgtacataataaaaaatgtaacaaTACAGTATGCCCATACATACAGAGGAATATATATCAATATCATCAGCTCAATAGCTGCTCGCCTATaattatacaataataataatattttccgACGGAAAATTATCTAATGAAAGAAAAATGATGTCTAGAACAGAAACAATTCGGTTCACATTTCAGGTCGCCCGAAGCCGAAGGGTGCACTGCACGTGTGATGAAGAGGGTAGGTATACCGGGTAAAGTATTGCGTGTCACGGAAGTGCCGAGCTGTCAATCTTTTATCTCACTTGTGACGCCGCTAATTGATCTTTCGACAAAAAGTACTTATACTTGTATAACTTGATGTTATCTAAGAAAATGAAAAATTGTAATGtataataattgtaatgtaatgtaaaggtataatattataataaataataattaagtatatatttagtttaagtATTACGAGTAGAGCAACACTAATAACACTATAGCTCCTAATGTTTACAAAGTAGATATCTAACTAGAATATAAATGAAGTAGAGTAaaatatagtaggtaggtattatgtaggtacctatatagatcCCAAAAAAACCACGTACAAAGGAAGTATGTCGGTACACCTATAACTCCTATAAGTAGTaagatattatgtacctacgcaTATCTGGACTGGGCGGTTTCACTTAGCAACTGCTTAGCAagcgtcacaaaactgacggtcaatgtcaaactCCATACATTTTGCCAAGAAAGCGACAGTTACTTATGTAGACGTGAAACACAACTTTAGTCGTGCTAACTTGTAGTACTTCCTATATCTGTAACGTGTACAATACATACTAACTCAACAATACAAAATGCAGTTCAATGCAAAGTACAACCTCAAAACAAAAGCCGAACGGTTTATTTGTACTACAAAAAGACTCTAAATTCCATGTATTGTACGATTTCAGTAGGTAGGTTTCTCATTAGTCGACCGCGCGGGTGGGGCGAGCGAAGCACCGCCCAAGATCCGCCCGCCTTGCCCGTGCGCATCGCACATGATAACCGTCTTCGTAGCCGCCAGGAccgtgaaatttaaaaaaaatgttctaaTTTCGAATTTCTTTGTTTGTGGTGATGTGCAATAGTGTGAAATGCCCAGGAAAAGAGTGAGCAAATCGCCAGTGGAAAAGGGGTGGGAGGACGATGATGATTTTTCCTTTGACGATTGTCAGTCGGGTTCAGGTGAGTAGTGGTCAAGTTAGTAGCCTTTTTATGGTTTCGTACCTCAAACGGAaagaaacggaacccttattaggatcactttgttgtccgtccgtctgtctgtctgtctataccCTTTATCTTAGGAACGCGTGGAATGCGTGGAGGTATCGAGAAATCATAACCATATAAGGTTTAGGGTCCCTtaaagctgtgaaaaaatctaatttttaagttaacgtaaaaaaaagatacggccgtttatgctGCAAAAAATTATTATTTCGACAATTTCCggaatcaaaatttataggatGCTAAGCCactgacctagaactatgaaattggGCAAGTAATATCGCCTTAcactacaagtacctacctacaggaaaaaatatgaaaactatatgtaaatttaaaaaaaaaaaaataagttattatACATTTGTACGGAATTCGAGGGGCGAGTTTGATAGACAAATCTATGTAGATACCTATTAGTACCTGCTCTTTTTTGAAGTTGGTTAAAAAACTTATTCTCTCTTCGAAAGATATGGTACTTcacttaaaattaaacgaagTTAGGTATTTACTTAGCTTAGCGCTATCACTATTAGGTACAATGTACAGTGACAAAGTGAGGAATGTCATCAattatgtcaaatttctatgaaaatatgacgttgaGTAATGAACTGCCTCACTTTTTTCTGTTCAACTCGGTGCAAAGTTGGCTTAGACGGATTCTTTTGGACGGACTAAAGGTTCCATCACACAGGCGCATTTTCCGGACGGgccgtgagcggggcgcgccgcttttatttataaaacgctcacgccccgcccggaaaacgcacctgtgtgacggaacctttatttGCTAGTTTCCGCCCGTGTAGTGTAGACAATGGTAGTTTGGCACTTGCTAAATACTTCCGACTGGCCAACCCCATTCAATCGATCGATCTTATATGCCGCAATgtcataccacagaataagtaatagtattatcatacagaacggacacgcaccgccccgccccgattcgaattacctcgcccgcgacaggcagcgacatgaatgtgtgcgtaagtcgctctactaagagcatgtcaggattccgtcagaaactcaatgacgcgtgtacagacgtgccgcgcacacatataaacgcaaatcatttttgatgtatggcgtgtccgccctgtggtcaTACCATACCTAACGCAAATCGCATATAGAATTATCAGTGAAGTCTGAAGTCTAcactctggcggtctagcatgagttgggTTCTCGCGCgcaactccatacatcttgcgcgacttcaagtacgGAGTCGCGCTTGAGAACGCAACTTATCTAGCCTcttgccgcccaatgtacattaggatgtacactcagtttcgatggaatgtcaaccttaattaaaaacaaagtaggtttGTCTCGTAAatttttcgaacaaatgaaattcaatccaattgaaaatagaacaagattcaaacttccttggctataattgttttatggtgggcggcacgaggttaaaCCGCCTGGTATTGTATGCAGGTCGAGGGTCGCAGGAGCCGCAGCACAGGAACGCCGCCAACGCACGCGAGCGAGCCAGGATGAGGGTGCTCTCGAAGGCATTTTGCAGGTAACTCCAGTAGCATGAACCTTGCAAAACACTTGCAGCAATGTTGACCTGGATAGGATATGCAACATTATAAGTGAAACTTTCAGAAACATTAATGAAACACACATATCCAACATTTCGGAACATTACGAATGCAATGTTTTAGTAACTTACAAGTAACATTGCATTGGTGATATTGCTTAATAAACGTTGAACAATCCTTACATTTTCaagttacataaatttacgtCTGAAACATTACCATAAGCTGTTATTTATGTAATATTACTAGAAATTGCAAAACCTCACAGATGTAATGTAATAACTTAGTAATAACttttatattgtaataaaaGTTATTACTAACTTTCACAATCAATACTTACTGAAACATACTTTGCAAACCTTGCTATAAGTTTCCATATCCAACATTCCGAAAGTTAAGCTTACTATAACCTCTTACAATCAACTTACTGAAACGTACATTGCAAACCTTGCTACAAGTTTCCATATCTAAAATTCCAAAATTAAGGTTACTGGAATTAACTACTGGAGTTAACTATCGAACTAATGAATTGTAATAGTAATAATATTCACCTCTTAGGCACTTTAGGCTGGTACTGGCAAAAATGTCTTAAGTATATTTTcagggtaggtaggtataccataatgcggcggcggcggcgtaatGTGGCGGTAATGCGGCGAGCGttttgggcacctttgcgcctggGATGACGCGGGGTGGGATTTTTGACTAATTGCTGACTGCTTTGTTTTTGACTTGTGTTTATGTgatgttttatataattaatgtaattttggTGTATCTgacattttgattaatttttagGTATACCATTAGGttcagatgtagtgcataattgttttcacctcagcagctcgaacaagggtactttgattcttaaaaacagtgagcaaaatgcgattttgctcactgagtgagacaaaatgacattcaagtgacctttatagtcaaatgtcatttcaacatgcggggtctaataaaagttcgaaatacttgggttctattatctctgtccttttcacactgttagcaaaaagaaacagacaaaaaaaagttaaaacgacattcaacagtatattcacggtttataatagacccccgaaaaacttcagaccgcatcgttccaaaccacgtacaagtatgaattcttaataattaataattaaaaataaagtttaagatttaataaaaactgataaaatactatattttaggtattttattgtataattaaaatatcgaactcaaaaaatacacagatcatcacgcaaaattaattattttacttttaagaatttctaccatagttgacaaatagtacgtatccgcaattcggaccgtatcttacaaagattttttttttcaaaaaagttgtcgattgaagtgtcagttaatgtttgttatttctatattattttaatggaatttattattacgttttgtttttgtgttccattgcggtaattaaacttaattgtttgtatatctttagaaaacatgagtgcaggtattaagtgatgaacaaggattacatttttcaagttgtctaataggtatgttctcactgcgttgaggtgaaaaatgttgtgtactatacgagatcaaagttatttacatctcgtgcgcttttgagtcccttactacgctcaagattctaaattagattcactcgctacgctcgtgaatctattatagaatctttcgcttgcacgggactcaaaataagcactcgaagaaatatcaaactttgatgacttgttgtacaaataactatttccttcGTAATTTCTCgcaaacgttcgtatttgtacAATCAACCTTAGTACTTTTTGTGCCgatactgactgaaatagcaagtcacgttcgtacgtttccgtaaaaatacgaaggaaaataacCACTATATACCTGGTTATTTACACtattatagaaaatataaaaaatctaaaGGTTAGGATTGACATTAGTGtaattaagtacatacataagttgttacataatacatatcaGTCGAAGTACCTACGAATTACTGGCTAATAAACAGCAACGTGAAATAAAAAGTAACATAAGTTAAGACATAATTAATTTCCAAATATTCGCAGGTTGAAAACCACCCTTCCTTGGGTCCCGGCTGACACAAAGCTATCGAAACTGGACACACTGAGGCTGGCTGCGTCATATATAGCACACCTCCGGGCCTTACTGCATGAGCCGCGCTCAGCGCACACACCCCGCCCCATCAACCTGGTAAGTGATTTTTATAGCGACCGAATAAAACTGTCAAAACTGGACACATTACGACTAGCCGCTTCATacataggtgagggtggggagggtcgatccctaggggacacttggtaaacttcattttttattaaaccaaacgaaatacatttttttacgctagtaacactcattcattcgttcctaacttcacgttctgtcatggcgctGTATCGAAGAAGTCAGTGGtttaaaaatggcggacggtaaaagattttctgcgtattatattacattttcggtaagctttacgtggatttattttatagcatgggatggaaatgatgttagtgagtgtgcttattttatttattgtttattgaagtgatgattaacttggattacattgaaatACGCGAACAcaagtttcgagtacggcacgttttataatcttgctATGTTTGGGGAGACTTAGTCTTTTTctccaggggagatatgattccgggatcatgtcacccccacatGGATCAAGTACACCTTGTAATCAatctacttacaaaatgattcataagctatcataaatattttcttttcttttggaaatcatgccgcgaaagtacgaccagagaaacactgattaaaattttcaaggttgactcattattgtttattaattgtataatttagttttcaattatacctccgacgtttcgaaaacggaattgtccccgtggtctcggaaaagactgactaaagttgacatcgacattttacgaactatcCGCACTTGGTCTTATTTATCaacttaaacgttttacacactagGGATGTTCCGGGAtcgacaaacaacactcatAACTATATTTGGTTTTTCAACCGAACGATATTTGTTTTAACGGATGAGATGCAATTTCAATGGCCCTCCGAACTTttatactatagaaccgacgacggtccgtagaaaggattttaggattatgcagctcaagcaCCGTCCTCAAAACGTGCGTggtaaatttataaacttttagtaaataataacgaccagagaAGGGTAAAAAACcagtagaaaataaaaatatgctgtATCTGAagctaaaaatacattaaaaagaaCTTTAAAAGCTTTAGCTTGCTTGTTACaagaattttttttgtttataactttaatttctgattttttttacttttgttggtacaaaaattgattccaaattttatgttgttgtatggaaaatacaattacattgtattttaaaatcataagattatggattattatgtgtttcataccttaatatattaatttcctgtaggtaaagttaataaattaatgtagatacaacCCTCGAAGTATGGCATttccgcttaaaatctttttaccaagtgtccccaaatatggaagacttgatcccatcGGACTAACACATCTGATAACCGGAAATACAACCTCAAAGTATGGAAgatacaatatatatatgtttgctgtgtgttTTCCAAATTCTAGATGCAttactaatagcgatccgagttatatagtaAATGAGAATCTgatatggggagacatggtaaaaatctgtttaccatgtgtcccaagaaccagggacacttgatccccctaggatcaaggctcccaattaggggtaaacaagtctccctaatataggggacacatggtaaaagtctacagtatgggttttcattaaataatggtctaatttattgcacaaatctgttctaattcaaactattgatgaacagataaattctgaatcgtatggtctataaagtttttcaaaacagccaatagttaagaaaatttttgctaaaaataaaaggggtgatcaaccctccccagtttcccctatccACTTACATAGCACACTTTCGCGCCCCACTGCCGAGGCAAGCTTAGCGAACACACCCCGCCCAATCAGCCTGTAAGAGTGCTAAGTACATAATTTACCGTACCATCAATTAGCCCCAACAACAAACGGTCAAAACTGCACACATTAAGGCTGGCTGCGCCATACCTACTGCACCTTCGTGCCTTATTGCACAAGCTCCTTTCAGCAGTCTCAGCGCACACACCATATCTAATCAGCCTGCATGCTAAGTACCTGCAGCCAGACCAGGTTATTGAAAGTGGAAAAAGTATGTAGTCGTTAGGTACTTACCCTACCTACACATTCGTGGGTTCCTATACCTATCCTAACTGATctcagggtgcgtagccaatatgccaatcgtttacgctccgtagcgaacgtaACGCAACTGGCACTGTCGCACTAACCCTAATCACCAGGCCCATTTCCTAAATTGTACAATGAGACAAAGGAggtctatatttatttataagaaattCTTGGAAAAAGAtaccttaacccttaaatgcatacttagtgttgccaaatgtctacaaagcattcgacagctcacagattaagggttaaacaaattctatttgttcctatatattatttcaatagtaaaactaataaattttccgattcatttacataaatttacgcagtattttaatttataaaaattacatttgtttatagacggaaTATCGGAAAACTTGGAGAAACCTGGAAggtgatgatttttagtatgtcattttgggcagatttttcggggtttgtaatcattttatatttaaaaactttatcataggtatatcacaaatagtgtacctacctttctaatggtagtaaaaaaaatcatatatctattactgaaaattacatatttacataaatatgatttaatagccaattcaacttctaatactgatttcgcagtgaaaatcgaagttattttttttttaactatttttcctagaatcggcaaacaattatgtgatacatatattaatttcgggtaaaaagaaaaagtcatgcatttaagggttaagtatCTAATAACTAGCTAACTACTAACTAGGCTAGGAGGTAGTTCACTAAATACACTATTAGGTACACTTGCGCCTACCGCTTGCAAATTAGATAATCTAACCAACATTCCAAAAACCACTAAGTAAACGTTGTAAATCTGGCGTTTGAAGTGTTAATCCGCCAATCGATCACGTCGCGACACCTTCGTGGAACGTGTCGCGTAATCCCCGACGACAGCCTGGCGTTTAGCGAGCGACACGAGCGACGACGTTTAACATATGGACTTTcaattatttccatacaaacaagAATGTTACGAGACTAACACTAACGTGTAACTAGTCAATTTTAGCTAGCCTTTGCAGCTAGTCCTCAATATTCAATGTAAAatcactaccgtaaaatggtccTATTTTGCTCCTTGGTGGGTATTAGGTAACTATGCTCCAATTAAAAAAATGACTTAACGTTTATTATATCCAACCatgatatttctatattattatttatatactcagataaacgaaattgtatataggtattttatgaATTGCTAATTTAGTCATAAAATCTCTATTCTTGGCGGGGTCTATTAATTTGGCGCACAATGGGGTGACTTTGCACCTCTAAGTGAACTATAGGTAGGAGCAAAATACCCTCAACAATGAGTATTATGTTGTGCCCCG
Coding sequences:
- the LOC134652496 gene encoding glucose-fructose oxidoreductase domain-containing protein 1; amino-acid sequence: MLPGIGVFGTGSVAKVLVPFLREKGFAVEAIWGVTLQEAEAVAKELKIPFFTNKIDDVLLKKNVNLVFIVCAPNLHAQISVKALGIGKHVVCDKPAGLCQAEALKMVRAAQYYPTLISIINHSLRFLPAFSHMRKCIQEGYLGSPDELTLMDVRVQMGSLLGDTYNWLCDDTMGGGTLTLVGSHVIDLVTYLTGQKVVKVHGVLRTFVEETTKVNGIRKITAPDFCTFQLQMDKGLLVTATLNNHLPGPCFNQEIYMCSKKGYLVVRGGDLHGRLHKPNSMKIEDESKRGHEKEEVIYVDVEDLSCASSVIPKPYIKGLCKMISALKEAFLPVKEQMDWIKEPVRAAATFEDGQRVQAAMEALRQSCEDGSWTSVQLLTEPPDPNPALSAAVRRTAISLQ
- the LOC134652225 gene encoding basic helix-loop-helix transcription factor scleraxis, with translation MPRKRVSKSPVEKGWEDDDDFSFDDCQSGSGRGSQEPQHRNAANARERARMRVLSKAFCRLKTTLPWVPADTKLSKLDTLRLAASYIAHLRALLHEPRSAHTPRPINLAWPFAFQHGGSLSCSISQRWSVTQPDNRTNQPPENVQNMNCDYRQEYNEDYDDKMYEGSPNEPNCNPAPYSNNYGYKNNYYEMRSYSDNLVNNS